The Helianthus annuus cultivar XRQ/B chromosome 16, HanXRQr2.0-SUNRISE, whole genome shotgun sequence genome includes a window with the following:
- the LOC110930178 gene encoding cyclin-dependent kinase inhibitor 7 isoform X1 — MIEETATSGYEQTEEIKTEIEIEVEGPVMEVSVPRGTVRQSRDEDVTDVTISGTGKRRRFDSQENVFQLQYRSRRDDDVISGASDHHVNSALTCSINDDSISDLKAECVSETDIFVSSNNNDGYSRDTSTSSVVCFESEEMESLSTVTVNKKTLTIEATSRRKPPHTAVTMPSAAELEEFFSKAEKLEQKRFAEKYNFDIVKDVPMEGRYQWVQLKP, encoded by the exons ATGATTGAAGAAACAGCTACCAGCGGATACGAACAAACGGAAGAAATTAAAACTGAAATTGAAATTGAAGTTGAAGGTCCGGTGATGGAGGTTTCAGTTCCACGTGGAACCGTTCGCCAGAGTAGAGATGAAGACGTTACAGATGTTACGATCTCCGGCACCGGTAAGAGACGAAGATTTGATTCTCAGGAGAACGTTTTTCAGCTTCAGTATCGATCTCGACGTGACGATGACGTCATCTCTGGTGCATCTGATCATCATGTGAATTCAGCGCTTACGTGCTCAATAAACGACGATTCGATCTCAGATCTGAAG GCTGAGTGTGTTTCCGAAACGGATATCTTCGTGTCTAGTAACAATAACGACGGTTACAG TAGAGATACATCTACATCAAGTGTTGTTTGCTTTGAATCTGAAGAAATGGAGTCGTTATCAACGGTTACTGTGAACAAAAAGACGTTGACGATTGAGGCTACTTCTCGCCGGAAACCACCGCATACGGCGGTGACGATGCCGTCAGCAGCGGAGCTAGAAGAATTCTTTTCCAAAGCAGAAAAGTTAGAGCAGAAACGATTCGCTGAAAA GTACAACTTTGACATAGTGAAAGACGTTCCAATGGAAGGAAGGTATCAATGGGTGCAGTTGAAGCCCTAA
- the LOC110930178 gene encoding cyclin-dependent kinase inhibitor 7 isoform X2: protein MIEETATSGYEQTEEIKTEIEIEVEGPVMEVSVPRGTVRQSRDEDVTDVTISGTGKRRRFDSQENVFQLQYRSRRDDDVISGASDHHVNSALTCSINDDSISDLKAECVSETDIFVSSNNNDGYRDTSTSSVVCFESEEMESLSTVTVNKKTLTIEATSRRKPPHTAVTMPSAAELEEFFSKAEKLEQKRFAEKYNFDIVKDVPMEGRYQWVQLKP from the exons ATGATTGAAGAAACAGCTACCAGCGGATACGAACAAACGGAAGAAATTAAAACTGAAATTGAAATTGAAGTTGAAGGTCCGGTGATGGAGGTTTCAGTTCCACGTGGAACCGTTCGCCAGAGTAGAGATGAAGACGTTACAGATGTTACGATCTCCGGCACCGGTAAGAGACGAAGATTTGATTCTCAGGAGAACGTTTTTCAGCTTCAGTATCGATCTCGACGTGACGATGACGTCATCTCTGGTGCATCTGATCATCATGTGAATTCAGCGCTTACGTGCTCAATAAACGACGATTCGATCTCAGATCTGAAG GCTGAGTGTGTTTCCGAAACGGATATCTTCGTGTCTAGTAACAATAACGACGGTTACAG AGATACATCTACATCAAGTGTTGTTTGCTTTGAATCTGAAGAAATGGAGTCGTTATCAACGGTTACTGTGAACAAAAAGACGTTGACGATTGAGGCTACTTCTCGCCGGAAACCACCGCATACGGCGGTGACGATGCCGTCAGCAGCGGAGCTAGAAGAATTCTTTTCCAAAGCAGAAAAGTTAGAGCAGAAACGATTCGCTGAAAA GTACAACTTTGACATAGTGAAAGACGTTCCAATGGAAGGAAGGTATCAATGGGTGCAGTTGAAGCCCTAA